One Kribbella sp. NBC_00662 genomic region harbors:
- a CDS encoding diguanylate cyclase gives MPRTALAYVLAIDVIAVTITTLAVRSTVSGPNSGVRHSEWVAFVVLAVASTLHLECARGIERRREMAANTSPHTNLKCLWIFAALLLLPLSLVIPLIVLAYAYSWFRVYGRTVAHRKVFSTATYILASAAAAAVLRAGGVLTEPRVPTGLWSLLVVMAAAATWWLVNYALVIGAILLASPEATAREALGELSDQLVVCAGLGLGVAIAAVQSSYPWVVPVLMVTVMALHRDLLLPQYQRAAGTDSKTGLATSSYWASAVPAELARADTLRSTVGLLMLDLDRFKEINDTYGHPAGDEALRAVGEAIRAEVRHGDLVARVGGDELAVLLPGASETEVMEIAERIRARLVSLTVSVGTTNGGTASITGVPASFGAAIYPHVASTMDQLVLAADDALLTAKRSGRNQIVAALPNPPAVTDHLDRPEQSERSDSDHHVSD, from the coding sequence TTGCCGAGGACCGCTCTGGCTTATGTGCTCGCGATTGATGTGATTGCGGTCACGATTACCACACTCGCGGTTCGCAGCACGGTGAGCGGGCCGAATTCCGGCGTCCGGCACTCCGAGTGGGTGGCATTCGTCGTCCTTGCCGTCGCTTCGACCCTGCACCTGGAGTGTGCCCGCGGAATCGAGCGCCGACGCGAGATGGCGGCCAATACTTCACCGCACACGAATCTGAAGTGCCTGTGGATCTTCGCGGCCCTGCTACTGCTCCCGCTGTCGCTGGTCATCCCGCTGATCGTGCTGGCCTACGCGTACTCCTGGTTCCGGGTGTACGGGCGGACCGTTGCGCACCGCAAGGTGTTCTCCACGGCGACCTACATCCTCGCCAGCGCCGCCGCGGCGGCCGTGCTGCGTGCCGGCGGCGTACTGACCGAGCCGCGGGTGCCGACCGGCCTGTGGTCACTGCTGGTGGTCATGGCCGCGGCGGCGACCTGGTGGCTGGTGAACTACGCGCTGGTGATCGGCGCCATCCTGCTCGCCTCTCCCGAGGCCACCGCGCGTGAAGCGCTCGGTGAGCTGTCGGACCAGTTGGTCGTGTGCGCCGGGCTGGGGCTCGGCGTGGCGATCGCAGCGGTCCAGTCGTCGTACCCATGGGTCGTCCCTGTGCTCATGGTGACGGTGATGGCGCTGCACCGCGATCTCCTGCTTCCGCAGTACCAGCGGGCCGCCGGGACCGATTCGAAGACCGGTCTGGCCACCTCGTCGTACTGGGCGAGCGCAGTGCCTGCGGAGTTGGCCCGAGCGGACACTCTGCGCAGCACGGTCGGTCTGCTGATGCTGGACCTCGACAGGTTCAAGGAGATCAACGACACCTACGGCCACCCGGCAGGTGACGAGGCGCTCCGTGCGGTCGGCGAAGCGATCCGCGCCGAGGTCCGGCACGGCGACCTGGTCGCCAGGGTCGGTGGAGACGAGCTGGCGGTGCTGCTGCCCGGCGCGTCCGAGACCGAGGTGATGGAGATCGCGGAGCGGATCAGAGCGCGGCTCGTGAGCCTCACGGTGTCGGTCGGTACGACGAACGGCGGCACGGCGTCGATCACCGGCGTACCGGCGTCGTTCGGTGCTGCGATCTACCCGCATGTCGCGAGCACCATGGACCAACTCGTCCTGGCCGCCGACGACGCACTGCTGACGGCCAAGCGGTCCGGGCGCAACCAGATCGTCGCAGCTCTCCCGAACCCGCCGGCCGTCACAGATCACCTCGATCGTCCGGAGCAGTCAGAGCGTTCCGACTCGGACCACCACGTCAGCGACTGA
- a CDS encoding FAD-dependent oxidoreductase — translation MSKPAILTVDDDPMVSAAISRDLRRRYGDDYLVVRATSGDQALAALTKLALRNQPIALIATDQRMPGMTGIELLERARVHAPSAKYLLLTAYADTEVAIRAINDIGLDYYLLKPWDPPEDQLFPVVDDLLGDWQQANPDHVSDVRVVGNRWSDRSHDIKTFLARNHVPYRWYDIERDPEAQRLIDLADASDNDLPLVLIPESDTLRSPTTLDLASALGLRTRAEQPLYDVCIVGGGPAGLAAGVYAASEGLSTVIVEREAPGGQAGLSAAIENYLGFPRGLTGSDLAARAVAQASRFGAEMVLARSVVGLESRGPVHAVLLEGSGEIEARALIVATGVSYRSLDVDGLADLTGRGVYYGATASEASQVQDDEVYVVGAANSAGQAALNLSRYAKRVVLLVRGDSLESSMSRYLIDKISNARNIEVRCRTEVVGCRGDGHLEGLTLADRDTGRVDEVLASWLFIFVGAIPRTDWLGDSVVRDEKGFVVTGPDVVAFDRWTLPRPPYALETSVPGVFAAGDVRLDSMKRVASAVGEGAMSIYLVHRYLATV, via the coding sequence GTGAGCAAACCAGCGATTCTGACCGTCGACGACGACCCGATGGTGTCGGCGGCGATCTCCCGGGATCTACGCCGCAGGTACGGCGACGACTACCTCGTCGTGCGCGCGACCTCGGGCGACCAAGCACTGGCCGCGCTGACGAAGCTGGCCTTGCGCAACCAGCCGATCGCGCTGATCGCCACCGATCAGCGGATGCCCGGCATGACCGGTATCGAGCTGCTCGAACGCGCCCGCGTGCACGCGCCGAGCGCGAAATACCTGCTGCTCACCGCGTACGCCGACACCGAAGTCGCGATCCGGGCCATCAACGACATCGGCCTCGACTACTACCTGCTGAAGCCGTGGGACCCGCCCGAGGATCAGCTGTTCCCGGTCGTCGACGACCTGCTCGGCGACTGGCAGCAGGCCAATCCCGACCACGTCTCCGATGTCCGTGTCGTCGGCAACCGCTGGTCGGACCGCTCGCACGACATCAAGACCTTCCTGGCCCGCAACCACGTGCCGTACCGCTGGTACGACATCGAACGCGATCCGGAAGCCCAGCGCCTGATAGACCTGGCCGATGCCTCCGACAACGACCTCCCGCTGGTCCTGATCCCGGAGAGCGACACCCTCCGCTCCCCCACCACCCTCGACCTCGCGTCGGCACTCGGTCTGCGCACGAGAGCCGAGCAACCGCTGTACGACGTGTGCATCGTCGGCGGCGGGCCCGCGGGTCTGGCTGCCGGCGTGTACGCCGCGTCCGAAGGCCTCAGCACGGTGATCGTCGAACGCGAAGCACCCGGCGGCCAAGCCGGACTCAGCGCCGCGATCGAGAACTACCTCGGCTTCCCGCGCGGACTCACCGGCTCCGACCTGGCCGCACGAGCCGTCGCACAGGCATCCCGATTCGGCGCCGAGATGGTGCTCGCACGTTCGGTCGTCGGACTCGAGTCCCGCGGCCCCGTGCACGCCGTACTGCTCGAAGGATCGGGCGAGATCGAGGCCCGCGCGCTGATCGTCGCGACCGGCGTCTCGTACCGCAGCCTCGACGTCGACGGCCTCGCGGACCTCACCGGCCGCGGCGTCTACTACGGCGCAACCGCCAGCGAGGCCAGCCAGGTCCAGGACGACGAGGTGTACGTCGTGGGCGCGGCGAACTCGGCCGGTCAGGCGGCCCTCAACCTCTCGCGCTACGCGAAACGGGTCGTACTCCTGGTCCGCGGCGACTCACTGGAGAGCTCGATGTCGAGGTACTTGATCGACAAGATCAGCAACGCGCGGAACATCGAGGTCCGGTGCCGGACCGAAGTCGTCGGATGCCGGGGCGACGGTCACCTCGAGGGTCTGACGTTGGCCGATCGCGACACCGGTCGCGTCGACGAGGTGCTCGCGAGCTGGCTGTTCATCTTCGTCGGGGCGATCCCGCGGACCGATTGGCTCGGCGACTCCGTCGTCCGCGACGAGAAGGGCTTCGTGGTGACCGGACCCGACGTGGTCGCCTTCGATCGGTGGACGCTGCCGCGGCCGCCGTACGCGCTGGAGACCAGCGTGCCAGGGGTGTTCGCGGCCGGCGACGTCCGGCTGGATTCGATGAAACGGGTGGCCTCCGCGGTCGGTGAAGGCGCCATGTCGATCTATCTCGTCCACCGCTACCTTGCGACCGTCTGA
- a CDS encoding MFS transporter, whose amino-acid sequence MSVAVVDRARWRDVFGHAEFRALFLAGVLSVAGDQLARVALSVLVFDRTSSAGLTAVTYALTYVPDLLFGPLLAGFADRYPRRTVMIVTDVARAILVAGMAIQALPLLVVILLLVALQAFGSPFNAARGATLPAVLPGDHYVLGKAANDMVVQFSQVLGFGFGGAVVVAVGTSGGLLLDAATFVLSALLITFGVRRRPAPTSGTDAPSGSYLKDLTSGIALVARTPKLRTLVLLATIAGFYVTVEGLAVPYAHEIGSGTTTAGILLAASPAGCVLGMWLITLWPPERRMKLLGPLAVAACLPLAFSALQPGPVVTFCLWALSGAASAYHLPTSAAFVQAVPDHQRGKAFGVAGTALKGSQGLGILLAGVLAEPFGAAGALTVMGVTGALLAAAAGGAWARARRIDAHSGELPSGLSSGPSGLSRE is encoded by the coding sequence ATGTCGGTTGCGGTGGTCGATCGGGCGCGCTGGCGTGACGTCTTCGGGCACGCCGAGTTCCGTGCGTTGTTCCTGGCCGGAGTGCTGTCGGTCGCGGGTGATCAGCTCGCGCGGGTGGCGTTGTCGGTGCTGGTCTTCGACCGGACCTCGTCGGCCGGACTGACCGCGGTGACCTACGCGCTGACCTACGTGCCGGACCTGTTGTTCGGGCCGCTGCTGGCCGGGTTCGCCGACCGCTACCCACGCCGTACAGTGATGATCGTCACCGACGTCGCGCGGGCGATTCTCGTTGCAGGTATGGCGATCCAGGCACTTCCACTGCTCGTCGTGATCCTCCTGCTGGTCGCGCTGCAGGCGTTCGGGTCGCCGTTCAACGCGGCGCGCGGGGCGACACTGCCCGCCGTACTCCCGGGTGATCACTACGTGCTCGGCAAGGCCGCGAACGACATGGTCGTCCAGTTCAGCCAGGTCCTCGGCTTCGGATTCGGCGGCGCCGTCGTGGTCGCCGTGGGGACGTCCGGCGGCCTGCTTCTAGACGCCGCCACCTTCGTCCTGTCGGCCCTTCTGATCACCTTCGGAGTACGCCGACGGCCCGCTCCGACAAGTGGCACAGATGCGCCATCCGGGAGCTATCTGAAGGACCTGACGTCCGGCATCGCCCTGGTCGCCCGTACGCCGAAACTCCGCACGCTGGTCCTGCTGGCCACCATCGCCGGCTTCTACGTGACCGTCGAGGGTCTGGCGGTCCCCTATGCCCACGAGATCGGCAGCGGCACGACAACTGCCGGGATCCTGCTGGCCGCGAGCCCGGCCGGCTGTGTGCTCGGGATGTGGCTGATCACGCTGTGGCCACCGGAGCGGCGGATGAAACTGCTCGGACCGCTCGCGGTCGCGGCCTGTTTGCCGCTGGCGTTCAGTGCGCTCCAGCCGGGCCCCGTGGTGACGTTCTGTCTCTGGGCGTTGTCCGGCGCCGCGTCGGCGTACCACCTGCCGACGAGTGCGGCGTTCGTCCAGGCGGTGCCCGATCACCAGCGCGGCAAAGCATTCGGCGTCGCGGGTACCGCGCTGAAGGGCAGCCAGGGCCTCGGAATTCTGCTCGCCGGAGTGCTGGCAGAACCATTCGGCGCAGCCGGGGCACTCACCGTGATGGGTGTCACCGGCGCATTGCTGGCGGCCGCGGCGGGCGGCGCCTGGGCGCGCGCCCGCCGAATCGACGCTCATTCCGGAGAATTGCCGTCAGGATTAAGTTCCGGGCCGTCCGGTTTATCTCGTGAGTGA
- a CDS encoding ABC transporter substrate-binding protein encodes MKSSFRIRAVAFVASAAVLALTACSAGSSTSSGSSPGGDQKLSIGLVAEPASLDFTTTDGAAIPQALLGNVYETLVKQDDSGKIVPSLAKSWTVSPDRKTYTFDLVDNAKFTNGKQFTANDAVFSINRVKTAWTTSLKAAMDVVSGAKALSPTQLQVTLAKPSNDWLFRMTTRIGAMFSESGVSALATDPVGTGPFKFSKWNRGDSIVMVRNDDYWGSKPFFQQVTLKYFKDATALNNALLTSTINVIGTVQAPEALSQFTSNSKYQVIEGTTNGEVLLSFNNSRPVFKDLRTRQAIRMAIDHKALLDTCWAGRGKLIGSMVPPTDPWYEDLTGVAPYDLAKAKSLLQASGAAGKTLRLRLPTLPYATSCGQVVKSMLEQAGLKVQIDQLEFPAAWLTTVFKNADYDMSIIAHVEPRDLGAVFNAKYYTRYDDPTLQGYLAAADVGDEAAQIDNMKKAARRLSEQAAGDWLFLIPNLIVADKDIKGLPTNAITENFDLSKLTR; translated from the coding sequence GTGAAGTCGTCGTTTCGCATTCGGGCGGTCGCGTTCGTCGCCTCCGCGGCGGTGCTGGCCCTGACCGCCTGCTCGGCGGGTTCGAGCACCTCCTCGGGCAGTTCGCCGGGCGGGGACCAGAAGCTCTCGATCGGCCTGGTCGCCGAGCCGGCCAGCCTGGACTTCACCACCACCGACGGTGCCGCGATCCCGCAGGCGCTGCTCGGGAACGTGTACGAGACGCTCGTCAAGCAGGACGACTCCGGCAAGATCGTGCCGTCGCTGGCGAAGTCGTGGACTGTCTCGCCGGACCGCAAGACCTACACCTTCGACCTGGTCGACAACGCGAAGTTCACCAACGGCAAGCAGTTCACCGCCAACGACGCGGTGTTCAGCATCAACCGGGTGAAGACCGCGTGGACGACCTCGCTGAAGGCCGCGATGGACGTGGTTTCCGGGGCCAAGGCGCTCTCGCCGACGCAGCTGCAGGTGACGCTGGCCAAGCCGAGCAACGACTGGTTGTTCCGGATGACCACTCGGATCGGCGCGATGTTCTCGGAGAGCGGTGTCAGCGCGCTCGCGACCGACCCGGTCGGCACCGGCCCGTTCAAGTTCTCGAAGTGGAACCGCGGCGACTCGATCGTCATGGTCCGCAACGACGACTACTGGGGCAGCAAGCCGTTCTTCCAGCAGGTCACGCTGAAGTACTTCAAGGACGCGACCGCGCTCAACAACGCGCTGCTGACCAGCACGATCAACGTGATCGGCACGGTCCAGGCGCCGGAAGCGCTCAGCCAGTTCACCAGCAACAGCAAGTACCAGGTGATCGAAGGTACGACGAACGGCGAGGTGCTGCTGTCGTTCAACAACTCCCGCCCGGTGTTCAAGGACCTGCGGACCCGCCAGGCGATCCGGATGGCGATCGACCACAAGGCGCTGCTCGACACCTGCTGGGCCGGTCGCGGCAAGCTGATCGGCAGCATGGTCCCGCCGACCGACCCGTGGTACGAGGACCTCACCGGCGTCGCGCCGTACGACCTGGCCAAGGCGAAGTCGTTGCTGCAGGCCTCCGGCGCGGCCGGCAAGACGCTCCGGCTGCGGCTGCCGACGTTGCCGTACGCAACCTCCTGCGGCCAGGTGGTGAAGAGCATGCTGGAGCAGGCCGGGCTGAAGGTGCAGATCGACCAGCTCGAGTTCCCGGCGGCCTGGCTGACCACGGTCTTCAAGAACGCCGACTACGACATGTCGATCATCGCGCACGTCGAGCCGCGCGACCTCGGTGCGGTGTTCAACGCGAAGTACTACACGCGGTACGACGATCCGACCCTGCAGGGATATCTGGCCGCCGCGGATGTCGGTGACGAGGCCGCGCAGATCGACAACATGAAGAAGGCGGCGCGCCGGCTGTCCGAGCAGGCGGCGGGGGACTGGCTGTTCCTGATCCCGAACCTGATCGTCGCCGACAAGGACATCAAGGGCCTGCCGACCAACGCCATCACCGAGAACTTCGATCTCTCCAAGCTCACCCGATGA
- a CDS encoding sensor histidine kinase: MRAEDLRDIPLFAGLSDTQLEELIDGSTEVPIELGADLFHEGEPADFWWVLVDGVIALHRKIGREDTVMGKMDVPGRWAGGFRAWDEHGVYLASGRGLAEGRVLRVPTDLLRERIDVWFPLAGHLIRGVYGTARAIESTARQRESLITLGTLAAGLAHEINNPAAAAARSVSALDTACVTLLSALRRLAEGEVSAAQFSALDELRLELGSGTAAPDPVDLADDENLISDWLGDHGVTQDWLIAPPLAAAGAGVEWCERAAEVLGDALEPGLEWVASTLSAATLLGEVKESTRRITELVAAVRSYSQMDRGSIQTIDVTEGIESTLVMLGHKLRDGVEVIREYGADVPRIDAFAGELNQVWTNLIDNAVDAMEGAGTLRITTRTDGDRIVVEFTDTGRGMPTEVAARAFEPFYTTKDVGKGTGLGLDIAQRIVAEHHGGTITIASKPGRTTLQVRLPRQPVTTG, from the coding sequence ATGCGCGCCGAGGATCTGCGAGACATCCCGCTCTTCGCGGGACTGAGCGACACGCAGCTCGAGGAGCTGATCGACGGCAGCACCGAGGTGCCGATCGAGCTCGGCGCCGATCTGTTCCACGAAGGCGAGCCCGCGGACTTCTGGTGGGTGCTGGTCGACGGTGTGATCGCGCTGCACCGCAAGATCGGCCGCGAGGACACCGTGATGGGCAAGATGGACGTCCCCGGCCGCTGGGCCGGTGGGTTCCGCGCCTGGGACGAGCACGGCGTCTACCTCGCCAGCGGCCGCGGCCTGGCCGAAGGCCGGGTACTGCGGGTGCCGACCGACCTGCTGCGGGAACGGATCGACGTGTGGTTCCCGCTTGCCGGACATCTCATCAGAGGTGTCTATGGAACAGCGCGGGCGATCGAGTCGACTGCCCGGCAGCGGGAGTCGCTGATCACGCTCGGCACGTTGGCGGCCGGGTTGGCGCACGAGATCAACAATCCGGCCGCGGCGGCGGCCCGTTCGGTCAGTGCGCTCGACACCGCGTGCGTCACGCTGCTGTCGGCCCTGCGCCGGCTCGCGGAGGGCGAGGTCTCGGCGGCGCAGTTCAGTGCACTGGACGAGCTGCGGCTCGAGCTCGGCTCCGGTACGGCGGCGCCGGATCCGGTCGATCTCGCCGATGACGAGAACCTCATCTCGGACTGGCTCGGCGATCACGGCGTCACCCAGGACTGGCTCATCGCGCCGCCGTTGGCAGCCGCGGGCGCCGGCGTCGAGTGGTGCGAGCGCGCGGCCGAAGTACTCGGAGATGCCCTGGAACCTGGTCTGGAATGGGTCGCCAGCACGCTCTCCGCGGCGACGTTGCTCGGCGAGGTGAAGGAGTCGACGCGGCGGATCACCGAACTGGTGGCGGCGGTCCGCTCGTACTCGCAGATGGACCGCGGTTCGATCCAGACGATCGACGTGACCGAGGGCATCGAGAGCACGCTGGTGATGCTCGGGCACAAGCTCCGCGACGGCGTCGAGGTGATCCGCGAGTACGGCGCCGACGTACCGCGGATCGACGCTTTCGCAGGCGAGCTCAACCAGGTGTGGACGAACCTGATCGACAACGCGGTCGACGCGATGGAAGGCGCCGGCACGCTGCGGATCACGACACGCACCGACGGCGACCGGATCGTGGTCGAGTTCACCGACACCGGTCGCGGCATGCCGACCGAGGTCGCGGCACGGGCGTTCGAGCCGTTCTACACGACCAAGGACGTCGGCAAGGGCACCGGTCTGGGCCTCGACATCGCGCAACGAATCGTCGCCGAACATCACGGCGGCACGATCACCATCGCCTCGAAACCGGGCCGGACCACGCTCCAGGTGCGGCTGCCGCGGCAGCCGGTCACGACCGGATGA
- a CDS encoding MXAN_6230/SCO0854 family RING domain-containing protein, with protein sequence MPEDTVQVLLRRRRLVDVTTLTPAVRRTAWQWLRRPLTVQTGLSALQADLIQRGFLLSVGLYRYCASLSAPALAGFGRALLELLDAESGHDTHHTPLFRGFPESVPGNTETFYVNRVFARLLQEPDQPCVLCGDTKTVHPVSPCAHLVCRTCWDGSDLSACPLCLRRIDRKDPFLRPSFDEEQPAHVLSDRLRLLSPATDDSARETVEALLARRAPLSAADRADLLVLLDGADPSWLPDEIPVRETRALVIAHFLADDPELIDRTDTATDVLRLIFALMDADPGLRTPPARRKSLPRATRRLVLQRLDRMPVETLVEDLLRHERAWKRIAENLHPFEFATRFPVAALAFAVLRRTDLDLRTAAGRAVAGEAAAQPLIRVEDGRLVMSTFAARVEAAFAQGRPEQALDLLRERPGDLVRRLVHLARVLPPERHAMLVEALTTAVSDVSPAVITAALGQVRTPPGDLRLFFPRGGTARIWTAVDEREPLPGEPALELSGVLTGEMLRRATDLPRWRRAFLDEELARLAAPGSERSASSSLLRMTRGSAVPIPQDELLRLFLHWVEPAGRRIDLDLSVAVFDEEWGFVGLCDYTRLRFDQDALVHSGDLTSAPAPQGSTEFVDIDLRAVRRVDGRYVLPVVFSYNDVPFDQLERGFVGVMRQPNGLFDPAAVEERFDLSGPAKILMPFGVDLQTKELRWYDVNLGAAGYGHNVARYGGQLGLMAATLEEVHGAGDRVSLWELCCWHAAARADEIAVRCADGSVVGYRREPSEELAAFARRVTARLEPDRRWDEDAADRADFVAVLAGDVTPRPGAEVYALHPRLLDHASVALIDAPHLLAVLAPDTRARATLRAV encoded by the coding sequence ATGCCGGAAGACACAGTGCAGGTCCTGCTGCGCCGCCGCCGGCTCGTCGACGTCACCACGCTGACCCCGGCGGTGCGCCGCACGGCCTGGCAATGGCTCCGCCGTCCGCTCACGGTCCAGACCGGACTCTCCGCCCTCCAGGCCGACCTGATCCAGCGAGGCTTCCTGCTGTCCGTCGGCCTCTACCGGTACTGCGCCTCGCTGTCGGCTCCCGCACTCGCCGGCTTCGGTCGCGCACTACTCGAGTTGCTGGACGCCGAGTCCGGCCACGACACCCATCACACGCCGCTGTTCCGTGGCTTCCCGGAGAGCGTGCCGGGCAACACCGAGACCTTCTACGTCAACCGGGTGTTCGCTCGCCTCCTCCAGGAGCCCGATCAGCCCTGCGTGCTGTGCGGCGACACCAAGACAGTGCATCCGGTCTCGCCGTGTGCCCACCTGGTCTGCCGGACGTGCTGGGACGGTTCCGACCTCAGCGCCTGCCCGCTCTGCCTGCGCCGGATCGATCGCAAGGATCCGTTCCTCAGGCCGTCGTTCGACGAGGAGCAGCCGGCACACGTCCTGTCGGACCGCCTGCGCCTGCTCTCGCCGGCAACGGACGACTCGGCCCGCGAGACGGTCGAGGCGTTGCTGGCGCGGCGCGCACCGCTCTCGGCCGCGGACCGGGCTGACCTGCTGGTGCTGCTCGACGGCGCCGACCCGTCCTGGCTGCCGGACGAGATCCCGGTCCGCGAGACCCGGGCGCTCGTCATCGCACACTTCCTCGCGGACGACCCCGAGCTGATCGACCGCACCGACACCGCGACCGACGTACTGCGGCTGATCTTCGCGTTGATGGACGCCGATCCCGGGCTGCGGACGCCGCCGGCCCGGCGCAAGTCGTTGCCTCGGGCAACCCGGCGGCTGGTGTTGCAGCGGCTGGACCGGATGCCGGTGGAGACGCTGGTCGAGGACCTGCTGCGCCACGAGCGCGCCTGGAAGCGCATCGCGGAGAACCTGCACCCGTTCGAGTTCGCGACCCGCTTCCCGGTCGCGGCGCTCGCGTTCGCAGTCCTTCGCCGGACCGATCTGGATCTCCGGACCGCGGCCGGACGGGCAGTGGCGGGTGAGGCGGCGGCGCAGCCGTTGATCCGCGTCGAGGACGGGCGGCTCGTGATGAGCACGTTCGCCGCGCGGGTCGAGGCCGCCTTCGCGCAGGGCCGTCCCGAGCAGGCGCTCGACCTGCTCCGTGAGCGTCCCGGCGACCTGGTACGCCGTCTGGTGCACCTCGCGCGGGTCCTTCCACCCGAACGGCACGCGATGCTCGTCGAGGCGCTGACGACCGCGGTGTCGGACGTGTCCCCGGCGGTGATCACCGCTGCGCTCGGTCAGGTGCGGACGCCGCCCGGCGATCTGCGGCTTTTCTTCCCGCGTGGCGGGACGGCTCGCATCTGGACGGCCGTCGACGAGCGCGAGCCGTTGCCGGGTGAGCCGGCCCTGGAGCTGTCCGGCGTACTCACCGGTGAGATGTTGCGTCGGGCAACGGATCTGCCGCGGTGGCGGCGGGCGTTCCTGGACGAGGAGCTGGCCCGGCTGGCCGCGCCCGGTTCGGAGCGGAGCGCGTCGTCGAGTCTGCTGCGGATGACGCGGGGGAGTGCGGTGCCGATCCCGCAGGACGAACTGCTGCGCCTGTTCCTGCATTGGGTCGAGCCGGCCGGCCGACGGATCGATCTCGATCTGTCCGTGGCGGTGTTCGACGAGGAGTGGGGCTTCGTCGGGCTCTGCGATTACACGCGACTGCGGTTCGACCAGGACGCGCTGGTGCACTCCGGCGACCTGACGTCGGCCCCGGCTCCGCAGGGATCCACCGAGTTCGTGGACATCGATCTGCGCGCGGTGCGCCGGGTCGACGGGCGTTATGTGCTCCCGGTCGTGTTCAGCTACAACGACGTACCGTTCGATCAGTTGGAGCGCGGGTTCGTTGGGGTGATGCGGCAACCAAACGGCCTGTTCGACCCGGCCGCGGTCGAAGAGCGGTTCGACCTGTCCGGGCCGGCGAAGATCCTGATGCCGTTCGGCGTCGACCTACAGACGAAGGAACTGCGCTGGTACGACGTCAACCTCGGCGCGGCGGGATACGGCCACAACGTCGCGAGGTACGGCGGTCAGCTCGGGCTGATGGCTGCGACGCTGGAGGAAGTGCACGGGGCCGGCGACCGGGTCAGCCTGTGGGAGCTCTGCTGCTGGCACGCTGCTGCGCGCGCCGACGAGATCGCCGTTCGATGTGCCGACGGATCGGTCGTCGGGTATCGGCGGGAGCCGTCCGAGGAGCTAGCGGCGTTCGCGCGGCGGGTGACGGCCCGGTTGGAGCCCGACCGCCGGTGGGACGAGGACGCCGCCGACCGGGCCGATTTCGTCGCGGTTCTGGCCGGTGATGTCACGCCGCGGCCGGGGGCGGAAGTGTATGCGTTGCATCCGCGTCTGCTCGACCACGCGAGTGTGGCGTTGATCGACGCGCCGCACCTGCTGGCCGTGCTCGCGCCTGACACTCGCGCCCGGGCGACCCTGCGCGCTGTCTGA
- a CDS encoding FadR/GntR family transcriptional regulator produces the protein MTTGPNRLQFSPVQPVRAYQRIVEQVEDALARGDLAPGQRLPSERELVAQFAVSRSTVREALRVLESNGVVRSRPGDPNGPEILPFSQSALRKQMVRLARVEELTLSELIGFRMIMDGAAIQVASRLRTPEELDELEETLVAMRAAIDVDFDAFSQADLAFHELIARISRNSLIQTCNEVVRGVVLSLISDKIAHAPNSRALMLESLHHHAEVVDAIRTGNGHAAARLARQNMYDYYGGYVPDSEQETLRALIED, from the coding sequence ATGACAACTGGACCGAATCGTCTGCAGTTCAGTCCGGTACAGCCCGTGCGCGCGTACCAACGGATCGTCGAACAGGTCGAGGACGCACTCGCCCGCGGCGACCTGGCGCCGGGCCAGCGGCTGCCGAGCGAACGCGAGCTGGTCGCGCAGTTCGCGGTCAGCCGGTCGACGGTCCGCGAGGCGCTGCGGGTGCTCGAGAGCAACGGCGTGGTCCGCTCCCGCCCCGGCGACCCGAACGGTCCGGAGATCCTCCCGTTCTCCCAGTCCGCGCTGCGCAAGCAGATGGTCCGCCTGGCCCGCGTCGAGGAGCTGACCCTGAGCGAGCTGATCGGGTTCCGGATGATCATGGACGGCGCCGCGATCCAGGTCGCATCCCGGCTGCGTACGCCGGAGGAGCTCGACGAACTGGAAGAGACACTGGTCGCGATGCGAGCCGCGATCGACGTCGACTTCGACGCGTTCAGCCAGGCCGACCTCGCCTTCCACGAGCTGATCGCGCGGATCAGCCGCAACTCGCTGATCCAGACCTGCAACGAGGTCGTCCGCGGCGTCGTACTCAGCCTGATCTCCGACAAGATCGCCCACGCGCCGAACAGCCGGGCCCTGATGCTCGAGTCGCTGCACCACCACGCCGAGGTCGTCGATGCCATCCGCACCGGCAACGGCCACGCCGCCGCTCGCCTGGCCCGCCAGAACATGTACGACTACTACGGCGGGTACGTGCCCGACTCCGAGCAGGAAACCTTGCGCGCGCTCATAGAGGACTGA
- a CDS encoding DEAD/DEAH box helicase: MQKTTRGTGNGNDWFTGGNDWFHGGNDWFTGGNDWFTGGGNDWLRGGNDWFAPRTANGGNDW; this comes from the coding sequence ATGCAGAAGACGACGCGCGGCACCGGCAACGGCAACGACTGGTTCACCGGCGGCAACGACTGGTTCCACGGGGGGAACGACTGGTTCACCGGCGGGAACGACTGGTTCACCGGTGGCGGCAACGACTGGCTCCGTGGCGGTAACGACTGGTTCGCGCCGCGCACCGCCAATGGCGGTAACGATTGGTGA